The DNA region CCATTGCAGGATCATTTGTAGCCAAGTTTTACATAATttatcttaaagaaaaattttaaggaaGAGGGCAATAAAACACAGGCTGATCTTTGGGGAAAAATCGCAAAATCACCGGTATGCAAGTTTGAACGAACCCTTTTCTTTAATCTTTACCTCACTGTCGAGTTAAAAACGTTTCAAAAGGgctctttaaaaaaagagagcaaGTGAAATGTCCTCTCAATTAAACAGCGAGGAAACAttattctttaaataaacaaattcgaGGATAACAACTTTTCAGGATTTAATCGGTGGTTTTATCCGTAGTCTCGACTGCAAAAGGTTCCTATTTAAAGAGTGGGCCTCTAAAACGCCCTCTTCTAAGATAGGCAActtattattttattccatAGTTTGACTTAAACAAACTCGAATTCCTCAGATTATTTCATAATTGTCTTTTTCTACTTATTATCCAAACATTATAGAAATGGCATTCAAGTGTAAATTCCTGTTCGCGGCCATGTTTATATCAATAGTGCTAAACTCGACTAGTTTCGCGATAGTCGTTACAGATGCGGAAATCTTCATGAGAATTCACTTGGAACCCTCTCGCAGAAACGCTACCAAAGAGGTAAAAtgattgaatttgatttagCTGATTATGGTCGCGTTTTTTTTGAGAATGCGGCTGTAATTATTTACTTCGTTGTCTAGTGCCTAACTCGAGAAAACAATCGTCAATACTAACATCTCTCTCCCACAGATGCTCAACGTCTACAGTTTCATAGCTTCAAACTATGATTTAAGCGAGACCACTCTTGCACTTGGAGTTGTCAACACGCAAGTTTGCGATATAGGCAAGGTACGACCAAGTATTGTTTAGTTAGTCTAGTATTTTCTTTGTTACCAGGGGTaaacactgcaaaaaaaaaacaaactgaagaGAGTATCCGTTACCTTTTGATATCTGTCCTCAATATGGATAACAGTGTAtctcatcattttttcatttgataaatTCGGAGTACAAAGTTTCAACCAGACACATACATATGGTTTTATGCCTCGTGGTTTCCGTCTCTTGAATCTATGTGTCATTTTGTCCTAACATTTTAGTGGTTTTCCAAAAAAAACCCACACATTTCCAATCAAACGAAAAACTCCGACCTTTGTCCAAATTTCTGTACTAGTAACAGGCCGCTGTTCCCTAAAGTCACGTCTCCACTAATCAGAAAAGAAAGATTCAAGAATGCTATTATGTAGAACGAAAAATTTGCGTAGGTTTTGATTTGCGAATAGTGACAACTCATTGAGCTTTCgggaaaaaatttattctgttGTTCATGTCCTGAGATATTGATGTACATTTTTTTCAAGCACTAAAAATTTGACAAGGAAGAAAACACTGatgatctaattttttttaaattgttgaaaAACAGCGCATTCCGTCATTTAGGAATATTTCATCCAAATAAACTCTTAGATGGAATTAGATTACTTTCCATAGGTGCTGGCCCGGAAAAAATCTCAGAAGCCTACTATTATTCTTTgcccactttttttttaatttgacgaAAGGTAGTTACCTTTGCAGCGCTTTATTTcacgagatttttttttccgcaaaATTTGCAGATATTAAACCTCGCAGAATTTCTTTTAAGGGTTATGGTACTACAAAATAACTATTTGCTTGTTTCATTTCTCTattcaaagcaaagaaaagacaaCCTAACCATCGCTTATGCCAAAATGAAAGACTTCATAAATCCAGTGAACATGGTGTACTCGTATGAAGTAGCACAGACACCGCAGAACAAGAGGTTGAAAGGTCTGCTCATGGACGTGCGCCTGCACCTGAGATCCACAGTGAATGCATTGCGTCGTATGGTGAGAATGCGAAAAAAGTATTTCTATTAACATGCATAGCAGTgatcaaaactttaaaatcaaacaaactaaatgCGCAAATTAAAGTTCCGTTCCTTTTCGTGACAAATTCATGGTGAAGTTAAGAATGAATTTGAGGTATAATTTTGTCAGACCTTCTATTTCTAGTTGTCTGTAGTTGATGACAGTGTTTCGCTCACGTTtccgaaaaaaattcattattagggagattaaagtttCTAACGACTGATTACAATGAATCCTTGTCATTTcattctacgtcgcgaaggtgttctcggaatcggtcaccaATGTGTGACCTTTTTGCAATCAGTGAAAGTTATGCAGTAGATGACACTGGCGGAGGCACACGTGAAGTGGTGAGTGATCTTAATAGATCACTTGGGTCCaaacattttctctacgttatgaatgaaaggacaagttttgcacACTGAGCAAGTGCATTGGAAAGTTCCAGGTTTGttattggtttgaaatgaacttttgtCCAAAAAGTTGCCtgtgtttttgtcacgtttgaattaaACTGGTGGAGGTTGCAgaaagatagtaccagtctctgaatcgttttgaagtacttcaaagtttttgaaaatgatgTATTTAACagcgtggttgtgagggtgaaatgtgagagtgaatggaagGCGATCAGTATTTcccttctcagccgtttgtagtgaCTGCTGACTGTCGATCATTGTTGGGCACGGTACCGGGTGGCCCACTTGAACGACAAGAACtggatagccacgtttatcgaaaaactggcacattgcctctgatttttctgaaaaatcagAGTTGTCACTACATGAACGACGAAGTctgaaaaaatgtgaaaatggtatggaattcttgactTGTGATGAatgcgaagatgaatacaacaagtaactatgtgagtctgtaggtttgtagtaaacaccTAGTGCACagaccgttgccttcaattgaaattttgatgtccagaaaagccaaagaagtgtcagAAATTCCCCAGGTATATTTCAGAGCCGGGTGAAAAGAATTGACgacggttataaattgagtgagctcctctctggtagaggaggtgGCGCCGATGCAGTCGTTAATGTAGcgaccgtagagttcaggttttgaGCCGTTGTTTTGACTAAAAAATGGGTGTTCGATAAAGCCtacgaaaagattggcgtagctgggttCCATTTTAGTATCCATGGCTACGCCGTTAGTTTGTTTGCAGCAGTTGataccgaatgaaaagcaattgagtgttaGTTCTAGTTCGGCTAGGCGGAGTACTGTTTCAGAGCTATGGGTCCCTTAACAATGTGTTGATCGGAaggcccggagaccttcgtcattgggaatgactGTATTAAGAGATGTGATATCcatagtgaaaataagtttgtttcggCTAAGGAAATTAAGTTcgcgaaaaatttcaagtgcgaGTTGGCTGTCTTTAAAGTTTTGACaataggtgccataattttgtctaaatagctgaaAATAAGTTCGGTGGGACAACTGAAGACGGagacgatgggtcgacctgggttgttaggtttgtggattttaggtaaagaGTAAATACAAAAAGTATTGGAAGTGGTGATAGTGAGACTCTTTgcagtggccggcaattcttTTTTAGCTAGAAGATCGTTAATCGTGTTTTTGACAATGTCTTTATAGTAATTATACTTTGTAAAACACCTAGCAATACGTCTCCTACAATGTACTTTATGATGTGTCTTTATAATATACTTTGTCGTCAAATTTCAGCTTAGGAGGAATTCCTATCCAGTACCAAGCACACCCACATCAGATCCTGAGTCATACCTGGACAAGATATCTCGGAAatacatgacaaaatttgtgGTGCGTTGCGTGTTTTcattaaatagaaaaaattttcaaattttttaccaTGTAAAACCTGcgttttgttcaattttgaaaagactAAAGCTAATAATAACCTGCTTCTGTACCTCAACTTGTTGTATTTCAGTATAATGCAGTCTTACGATTATCAAGATATATTTGTCCACTAATGTGTTTCCAGATTCAAGATACATATATTCAACagataattaaaataattgagatacctttattttttcagaCAGGAACGATTACTGACGACATGGTGAAGAGGTTTCGGAACTATGTTATCCTCTACACCTTGAAAGATGTTATCCGAGAAGTTGTGGATCAGTGCATGTGGCGAGATCGTG from Pocillopora verrucosa isolate sample1 chromosome 1, ASM3666991v2, whole genome shotgun sequence includes:
- the LOC131799785 gene encoding uncharacterized protein; this encodes MAFKCKFLFAAMFISIVLNSTSFAIVVTDAEIFMRIHLEPSRRNATKEMLNVYSFIASNYDLSETTLALGVVNTQVCDIGKQRKDNLTIAYAKMKDFINPVNMVYSYEVAQTPQNKRLKGLLMDVRLHLRSTVNALRRMLRRNSYPVPSTPTSDPESYLDKISRKYMTKFVTGTITDDMVKRFRNYVILYTLKDVIREVVDQCMWRDRATRNQIVLPL